The DNA segment CTTGCATGGCATGCAAGAGGTCAGCGGTTCGATCCCGCTTAGCTCCACCAAAAAAGCTATGAGTTGAGAAGGCAAAGACACAAGTTTTGTGTCCCCATCGTCTAGAGGCCTAGGACACCGCCCTTTCACGGCGGTAACAGGGGTTCGAATCCCCTTGGGGACGCCACATTTGTTGACATTTTAGTAAGTTCTTTAGGTCCCCATCGTCTAGAGGCCTAGGACACCGCCCTTTCACGGCGGTAACAGGGGTTCGAATCCCCTTGGGGACGCCATATTTTTAATTAATACAGTCAATAATTGCCTTAAAATATTCAGGCATATTAGGTCTTAAATACCAGCAAAGCGCAATAGCTTGCTGATAGGTTTTACCTTTATTTAAAAGGCATAAATTTTCTTTAAATTCTTCTTTGTTAATTTGCTTAAACGTATCATCAGTTAAAACGCTGTAGCCAAGACCTGATTTTACAAGGCTAATAAGGCTTTCAATATTATTGATAAAGTAGCGTTCTTTTTGGCATAAATTAAAGAGGTTATATTCTTTTAAATAGCTAAATGTTGCTTGATCAGTCTCATCAAAGTCAATGATAGTGCTCGATTGTATGATTTGCTTTAGTGGCTTATTTGCTAATTTTTGTGATCCAATTAAATGATAGGCTTCAGGAGTTAAAGCTTTCATCTGCATCTCTCTTGTGACTTGTTCTTGATGAAGTATCGCTAAATCAACTTCACCTTTAGATAATAAACGATCTCGAATGCTTGAATCTTCTGCATTAAATGTAATGCGAAGGTTGGGATATTTTTTTAAAACAGTTAACATACTAGGAATTATACGAGTATTCATAATACTACTTGGTGCGGTAATTTTAATGCGAATAATACTTTTTTCATCAGTACCATAGATCTGATCCATACAATCTTTCTCTAGCATCCTAGTTGCTTGGCAATAGCGTAATAATGCTTTGCCTTCTTCAGTTAATTGCATGCCTTTACGACTGCGAATAAATAATGATATAGATAACTTTTCTTCTAATGTACGTATTCTTTGTGTAACGGCAGTTTGTGTTAAATGCAATGAATCTGCTGCTTGATGTACCGTATGGTATTTAGCAATTGCGATAAATGCTTCTAATGATGGGCTTAGTAAACTCAATTTTTTTGATCACTTATCAAGTTTAATTCATTTTATTTATATATCAATTTTCGTTAATATGCAAATTCTAAATAATAAAACAGTGGGTTTATAATGCTACAAGTAGAAAATATAACTAAATCCTATGGAAATATTGAAATTTTAAAAGGGGTTAGCTTATCGGTTGAAAAGGGTAAATCATTAGTTTTATTAGGACAAAGTGGTTCTGGTAAAAGTACATTACTAAAATGCCTTAATTATTTAGAAAAAGCTGATGCTGGCCAGCTGTTTGTAGCGGATCAATCGATTAACTTTGCTGATAAAAAGGCGATATCATCTAAAAAACTTTTATTATTACGTAGAAAAATTGCCATGGTGTTTCAGCAATTTAATTTATGGCCACACTTAAAGGTTATTGATAATTTAACACTTGCGCCACGCAAAGTATCCAATATGGATAAAAGTAAAGCTTATGATCAAGCAATGCTTTATTTAGAGCAATTGAATTTAGCTGATAAAGCTTATGTATATCCTGAAACTTTATCTGGTGGTCAAAAGCAACGTGTTTCAATCTTAAGAACCTTAATGATGAAGCCAGAGATTATTTTATTTGATGAGCCAACCTCAGCATTAGATCCTGAAATGGTTCATGAAGTATTGCAAATGATCTTAACATTAAAATCTCAAGGTATGACAATGATCATAGCAACCCATGAGATTAATTTTGCCAAGCAAGTTGCTGATGAAGTGATGTTTTTACACCAAGGGAATATTCATGAGGTAGGAACAAAGGACATCATTGACCATCCGAAAACAGAACGCTTTAAACAGTTTTTAAATATTATGCAACATTAATTAAACAATAAAATATGATTTGGAGAATGACTCAATGTTTAAAAAAATAATAATTTCAGCTAGTTTATTAATATTTTTGGTAATTAATGCTTATGCACAAGATCAAAAAACATTAATCTTTGCAACTGAGGCGACTTATCCACCTTTTGTATCAATCAGTCCTAATGGCCAAATAAAAGGCTTTGATGCAGAGATTGTTCAGGCTCTTTGCAAGCAAATGCATAGACACTGTAAGTTAGTGAATGCACCTTGGGATAGTTTAATTCCAAGCTTACAAATAGGCCGTTTTGATGCATTATTTGGTGGTATGGGTATTACAAAATCAAGAGAGCATGTTGTCGATTTTACCAAGCCATATTATGAAAACTCAGTTACTTTTGTTATCAAAAAAGGTAGTGACTTTTCATTGAGTAATATCAAAGGCAAAACCATTGGTGTACAAGTAGGGACAACATTTGCTAAATATTTAACAGTTAAATATGGTAATCAAATTACAATTAAAACTTACCAAAGTAATATGACAGCTTTAATTGATTTAAAAGCAGGACGTTTAAATGCGGTATTTTTAGACAAGCCAGTTGCAGCACTTTGGCTTAAAAAATCAGCTAATAAGAACTATACGGATGAATACGCCATTACAAACCCAACCTATTTTGGCCTAGGTAATGGAATTGCAATTAATAAAAATAACCCACAGCTTGTGAATGACTTAAATAAAGCATTAGTCGAAATAAAAGCCAATGGCATTTATACAAAAATAGTTAATCAATGGTTTGGGTAAGTTTAGATGTTGAGTGGTTTTTATCTTGAGATTATTCTAGCAATTAAAGTAACGCTAGCTGTTGCGATTGGTGCAAGTGTATTTGGTGTTATCCTTGGGCTTTTAAATGCAGTAATTGAATCTCAACCTAAATTTGGCTTTGTTATTAAATTATTTAATATGCTAATTAGGGGCTTGCCTGAAATACTAGTTTTATTTGCTATTTATTTCGGCCTTACAGCATTGATATCACAAATAACAGGTAGTTATTTTGAAATTAATGCATTAACAGCAGGGATTATTGCATTAGGAATTATTTTTCAAGCTTATGCAGCAGAAGTATTTATTGCAGCATTTAATGCTATTGATCAAGGTGAAATACAAGCAGCTCAAGCACTAGGCATGACAAAATTTGATTGTTTTAGATATATTATCTTACCACAGGTTTGGTCACATGCATTGCCTGGCTTATTTAATCTATGGTTAGTGATATTAAAAGACAGCTCAATTGTCTCATTAATTGGTTTAAATGATATGACAAATAATGCACAAATTGCAGCTAATCAATCGTTTGAACCTTTTACCTATTATAGTTTTGTTGGTTTACTTTACTTAGGGCTAACTGCGGTTTCACAATTGATTTATAAAGGCCTTAATCATTGGTTATCAGGGAGGCGCTATGCTTAGTTTATTAAGTGAATTTAGTCCTAATTGGCTTAGTGGTATTTTAACGACTTTAAGCTTAACGTTTGCGGCTGTCATCATCGGTGCTTTTTTAGCGATCATTTTAACAGCCATAAAAACATCTAAACTGCCAATTATCACTCAGTTAGTAGATTTATATTTATTTATCATTCGTGGTACGCCATTTTTAGTGCAGTTATTTATTATCTATTATGGTCCATTACAGTTTCCAATAATTACGGATTCACCATTTGCCGATATTTTTAAATCTGCATTTGTCTGCGCATTAATTGCTTTGGCAATTAATACTTCAAGTTATACAACGGCTTTATTTATTGGTGCGATTAATAACTTACCCAAAGGTGAGATTCAAGCAGCTGAAGCTTTAGGTTTAAAAGATATCAATATCTTTTTTAGTATTTTATTGCCACGTATGTTTTATCGGATATTACCAGCTTATTCAAATGAAGTATTAATGGTTTTAAAATGTAGTGCTTTAGTCTCTAGTATTTCAGTTTTGGACCTTATGGGCGTTACGCGTCAAGTGATGAGCTTTTCATATGAAATTATCCCATCACTTATCATTGCAGGTGTTATTTATATGTTAATTGCATTGCTAATTAATATTGTATTTAAATATTGGGTAAGTAAAAGAGTTTATAATTAGATTTCAGTACCACTAGCAAAATAATTTTAAATCATTAAGTACTGTCATCGGTGGTTTTGGGCTTTTGTTGTTATTTTTACTGGGCTGTCCAAATAAATCAGGTGTTTTGCTGGCAACAAAGTCTGATTTTGATCTAAATTCAGTTAGTAAACTGTTTAGAACAACATAAAATTGTTGTATATGTGCTTTCTTAGCATGATTACGTTCAATAGCAATTTTTACTTTTGCTGCTGCTCTTTTTTCAGCATCTGATCCTTTATAGTTTGTAATGGCAAATACAAGTTCTACTAATGCTTCTTGAAGTGTAATGTCCTGTTCTGGAAGATCCATCTTTTTTCCTTTATTAGATTTATTGTTCTCAAAATTTTCAAGAGGCTATTTTAATTAAATTTATTATAAATTGATATAGCTAATATATTTCAAATAAAACATGTATAAAATTTTTATAAAACAGTAGGTTGTTTTTAAATTGTTTGATTTTTGTTTAAAAGTATAACGAGTGAATTTTATTCGTTTGTGAATAGCTTGAAAATAAGCAGAAATATTATAAATTAAAAAAAATATTAGAGTTAATTTTAAAGTTTAAAGAACCATTGCAATATGACTAATTGCAATGGTTGTGGGTTTAAATTTAGATATTAGCTTTAGTATAGTAATTCATTGAGTTAATTACTTGTTCGTCATGATTTCTATGATATGTCATAAAATCAGCTAGTTTATCCTTATCTATAGATCTATCATTTAATAGTTCATTAGCTATTTGTTTCATGCATGCTTTTTGACCATCAGGATAATATTTACATGTAGCCATTAATGAAAAAATTGTATTATAAACTCCTATTATCATTGAAGCTTCATAAGCTTTTTTACAGGTTTCTGA comes from the bacterium SCSIO 12844 genome and includes:
- a CDS encoding LysR family transcriptional regulator; translation: MSLLSPSLEAFIAIAKYHTVHQAADSLHLTQTAVTQRIRTLEEKLSISLFIRSRKGMQLTEEGKALLRYCQATRMLEKDCMDQIYGTDEKSIIRIKITAPSSIMNTRIIPSMLTVLKKYPNLRITFNAEDSSIRDRLLSKGEVDLAILHQEQVTREMQMKALTPEAYHLIGSQKLANKPLKQIIQSSTIIDFDETDQATFSYLKEYNLFNLCQKERYFINNIESLISLVKSGLGYSVLTDDTFKQINKEEFKENLCLLNKGKTYQQAIALCWYLRPNMPEYFKAIIDCIN
- a CDS encoding amino acid ABC transporter ATP-binding protein, yielding MLQVENITKSYGNIEILKGVSLSVEKGKSLVLLGQSGSGKSTLLKCLNYLEKADAGQLFVADQSINFADKKAISSKKLLLLRRKIAMVFQQFNLWPHLKVIDNLTLAPRKVSNMDKSKAYDQAMLYLEQLNLADKAYVYPETLSGGQKQRVSILRTLMMKPEIILFDEPTSALDPEMVHEVLQMILTLKSQGMTMIIATHEINFAKQVADEVMFLHQGNIHEVGTKDIIDHPKTERFKQFLNIMQH
- a CDS encoding transporter substrate-binding domain-containing protein, with translation MFKKIIISASLLIFLVINAYAQDQKTLIFATEATYPPFVSISPNGQIKGFDAEIVQALCKQMHRHCKLVNAPWDSLIPSLQIGRFDALFGGMGITKSREHVVDFTKPYYENSVTFVIKKGSDFSLSNIKGKTIGVQVGTTFAKYLTVKYGNQITIKTYQSNMTALIDLKAGRLNAVFLDKPVAALWLKKSANKNYTDEYAITNPTYFGLGNGIAINKNNPQLVNDLNKALVEIKANGIYTKIVNQWFG
- a CDS encoding ABC transporter permease subunit, which produces MLSGFYLEIILAIKVTLAVAIGASVFGVILGLLNAVIESQPKFGFVIKLFNMLIRGLPEILVLFAIYFGLTALISQITGSYFEINALTAGIIALGIIFQAYAAEVFIAAFNAIDQGEIQAAQALGMTKFDCFRYIILPQVWSHALPGLFNLWLVILKDSSIVSLIGLNDMTNNAQIAANQSFEPFTYYSFVGLLYLGLTAVSQLIYKGLNHWLSGRRYA
- a CDS encoding ABC transporter permease subunit (The N-terminal region of this protein, as described by TIGR01726, is a three transmembrane segment that identifies a subfamily of ABC transporter permease subunits, which specificities that include histidine, arginine, glutamine, glutamate, L-cystine (sic), the opines (in Agrobacterium) octopine and nopaline, etc.); the encoded protein is MLSLLSEFSPNWLSGILTTLSLTFAAVIIGAFLAIILTAIKTSKLPIITQLVDLYLFIIRGTPFLVQLFIIYYGPLQFPIITDSPFADIFKSAFVCALIALAINTSSYTTALFIGAINNLPKGEIQAAEALGLKDINIFFSILLPRMFYRILPAYSNEVLMVLKCSALVSSISVLDLMGVTRQVMSFSYEIIPSLIIAGVIYMLIALLINIVFKYWVSKRVYN